One genomic window of Arthrobacter sp. KBS0703 includes the following:
- the tal gene encoding transaldolase, whose amino-acid sequence MTTTPTQQLSDAGVSIWLDDLSRGRLKTGTLQKLIEEKNVVGVTTNPSIFHAAITTGHDYDATIAKQAAAGASIEETIFEITTTDVADACDLFAPVAAATKGVDGRVSIEVDPRLAWDTAGTIAEAKHLYKKVGRDNVHIKIPATLEGLEAITATLAEGISVNVTLIFSLERYRAVINAFQSGLEQAKDNGHDLSKIHSVASFFVSRVDSEIDKRLDAIGTDEAKALKGKAGVANARLAYQVYEEQFSTERWAVLAGAGALPQRPLWASTGVKDPAYPDTLYVTELVAPGVVNTMPEKTLDATFDHGVVTGDTVTNGYDDANATLNALDALGVSYNEVVALLESEGLDKFVASWKELLADVEGALATARKAS is encoded by the coding sequence ATGACCACCACTCCCACGCAGCAGCTCTCCGACGCCGGCGTTTCCATCTGGCTCGATGACCTCTCCCGCGGCCGCCTGAAGACGGGCACGCTGCAGAAGCTCATCGAAGAGAAGAACGTTGTCGGTGTCACCACGAACCCCAGCATCTTCCACGCGGCCATCACCACCGGCCACGACTACGACGCCACCATCGCCAAGCAGGCAGCAGCCGGCGCCAGCATCGAGGAAACCATCTTCGAAATCACCACCACCGACGTCGCGGACGCCTGCGACCTCTTCGCCCCGGTCGCTGCGGCAACCAAGGGTGTTGACGGCCGCGTTTCCATCGAGGTCGACCCCCGCCTGGCCTGGGACACCGCCGGAACCATCGCCGAAGCCAAGCACCTGTACAAGAAGGTCGGCCGGGACAACGTGCACATCAAGATCCCTGCCACCCTCGAAGGCCTCGAGGCCATCACAGCCACCCTCGCCGAGGGCATCAGCGTCAACGTGACCCTGATCTTCTCGCTGGAACGCTACCGCGCCGTCATCAACGCCTTCCAGTCCGGCCTGGAGCAGGCCAAGGACAACGGCCACGACCTCTCCAAGATCCACTCCGTCGCCTCGTTCTTCGTCTCCCGAGTGGACTCCGAGATCGACAAGCGCCTTGACGCCATCGGCACCGACGAAGCCAAGGCCCTCAAGGGCAAGGCCGGCGTTGCCAACGCCCGCCTCGCCTACCAGGTCTACGAAGAGCAGTTCTCGACCGAGCGCTGGGCAGTCCTGGCCGGCGCAGGCGCCCTTCCGCAGCGTCCGCTCTGGGCCTCCACCGGCGTTAAGGACCCGGCCTACCCGGACACCCTCTACGTCACCGAACTCGTTGCACCCGGCGTCGTGAACACCATGCCGGAAAAGACCCTCGACGCCACGTTCGACCACGGCGTGGTCACCGGCGACACTGTCACCAACGGCTACGACGACGCGAACGCCACCCTCAACGCGCTGGACGCGCTGGGCGTGTCCTACAACGAGGTTGTGGCCCTGCTCGAATCCGAAGGCCTCGACAAGTTCGTTGCCAGCTGGAAGGAACTGCTGGCCGACGTTGAGGGCGCCCTTGCCACCGCACGGAAGGCTTCCTAA
- a CDS encoding heme A synthase, protein MSTASRLPQIVGRLASKLPVTVDSTVRRLAVLSLIGQTLLVVTGGAVRLTASGLGCPTWPRCTNESLVNTPEMGIHGFIEFGNRLLTFALAAVAAMMLVYLWNLRKERKDLFLLALGLLASIPAQAIIGGVTVLTRLNPWVVGLHFLVSMALVVFATLLVNRAYGRTGRILTRPLASLPGVLRPVTAAVAVFSAVAVMLGVVVTGAGPHAGDANAPRNNLDWDLFSHIHAVPAYVITAGTLFAAYLVFRRGISGPFRTAVLLLLGVTLLQAVIGFTQYYNGIPALLVGAHMLGAALLMSAATNVWDIARYSQAR, encoded by the coding sequence GTGAGCACGGCTTCGCGCCTCCCCCAGATCGTCGGCCGCCTGGCATCAAAGCTTCCCGTCACCGTTGATTCAACCGTCCGCCGCCTCGCGGTGCTGTCCCTCATCGGGCAGACGCTCCTGGTGGTGACCGGCGGCGCCGTCAGGCTGACCGCCTCCGGGCTGGGCTGCCCCACCTGGCCGCGCTGCACGAACGAATCCCTGGTCAACACCCCCGAAATGGGCATCCACGGCTTCATCGAGTTCGGCAACCGGCTGCTGACCTTCGCCCTCGCCGCCGTCGCGGCGATGATGCTGGTCTACCTGTGGAACCTGCGCAAGGAACGCAAGGACCTCTTCCTGCTTGCCCTGGGCCTGCTGGCCAGCATTCCCGCGCAGGCCATCATCGGCGGCGTGACGGTGCTGACGCGCCTCAACCCGTGGGTGGTCGGCCTCCACTTCCTGGTTTCCATGGCCCTGGTGGTCTTCGCCACGCTCCTGGTGAACCGCGCGTACGGCAGGACCGGACGTATCCTCACCCGCCCGCTGGCGTCCCTGCCGGGAGTCCTGCGGCCGGTGACGGCCGCCGTCGCTGTTTTCTCCGCCGTGGCGGTGATGCTGGGCGTGGTGGTGACCGGCGCGGGCCCGCACGCCGGCGACGCCAACGCACCCCGCAATAACCTCGACTGGGACCTCTTCTCCCACATCCACGCTGTTCCGGCCTACGTGATCACCGCAGGAACCCTCTTTGCCGCCTACCTGGTGTTCCGCCGCGGCATCTCCGGCCCGTTCCGAACGGCCGTGCTCCTGCTCCTCGGCGTCACCCTGCTTCAGGCCGTCATCGGCTTCACGCAGTACTACAACGGCATCCCGGCGCTCCTCGTGGGCGCCCACATGCTGGGCGCGGCACTCCTGATGAGCGCCGCAACCAATGTTTGGGACATCGCCCGCTACAGCCAGGCCAGGTAA
- a CDS encoding heme o synthase has product MTANVSTTDTPLTSARVHARAGLARKAKAYLALTKPRVIELLLVSTLPTMIYAQRGFPSLGLILATLVGGAFAAGSAGAFNCYIDRDIDKLMHRTEKRPLVTGEVTPREALIFAWLLGAAAIAILWFGANPLSAWLGLGAIVFYVVIYTMILKRRTAQNIVWGGAAGCFPVLIAWAAVTNTVEWPAVVLFMVIFLWTPPHYWPLSMRYGEDYRNANVPMLGAIAGAKVVSVQVVLYAWAMVVCSLLMVPAGGAGWVYTVTAVLAGAWFLYESHALYNRAQGGDLSDKGAMKVFHGSISYLTLLFIALAVDPFVGSPLMG; this is encoded by the coding sequence GTGACTGCCAACGTGAGCACAACAGATACGCCGCTGACCTCCGCCAGGGTCCACGCAAGAGCCGGACTAGCCCGCAAGGCGAAGGCGTACCTTGCTCTCACCAAACCGCGGGTCATCGAACTTCTGCTGGTCAGCACGCTCCCCACGATGATTTATGCCCAGCGCGGTTTTCCGTCCCTCGGGCTCATCCTTGCAACGCTGGTGGGCGGCGCGTTCGCCGCTGGCAGCGCCGGAGCCTTCAACTGCTACATCGACCGCGACATCGACAAGCTGATGCACCGTACCGAAAAGCGCCCGCTGGTCACGGGTGAGGTCACGCCGCGCGAGGCCCTCATTTTTGCGTGGCTCCTGGGCGCGGCTGCCATCGCCATCCTGTGGTTCGGCGCGAACCCGCTGTCCGCGTGGCTCGGGCTCGGCGCCATCGTTTTTTACGTCGTGATTTACACCATGATCCTGAAGCGGCGCACTGCCCAGAACATCGTTTGGGGCGGTGCGGCGGGCTGCTTCCCGGTTCTCATCGCGTGGGCCGCCGTCACCAATACCGTCGAGTGGCCGGCAGTCGTGCTGTTCATGGTGATCTTCCTGTGGACGCCGCCGCACTACTGGCCGCTGTCCATGCGCTACGGCGAGGACTACCGGAACGCCAACGTGCCCATGCTCGGCGCCATCGCCGGCGCCAAGGTGGTTTCCGTGCAGGTGGTCCTCTACGCCTGGGCCATGGTGGTGTGTTCGCTGCTCATGGTTCCCGCAGGGGGTGCCGGCTGGGTCTACACCGTGACCGCTGTTCTTGCCGGTGCGTGGTTCCTGTACGAGTCCCACGCCCTGTATAACCGGGCGCAGGGCGGGGACCTCTCGGACAAGGGCGCCATGAAGGTCTTCCACGGCTCCATCAGCTACCTGACGCTCCTCTTCATCGCCCTGGCGGTGGACCCGTTTGTCGGTTCGCCGCTCATGGGCTGA
- a CDS encoding metalloregulator ArsR/SmtB family transcription factor: protein MSNPTSLPLAGHRAPLSALRGGKRDALAAVPPAADADERTRDRVLSAVLEHGPVSAAELGDLLGFTPAAVRRHLDHLSRAGVIEVKRVARAGAGAGRPARRYVLSSQGQSTLGDDYLNIASTALKQLEEMAGTEAVRKFAVERFSEMERRYAPEVDAAGTDITARAQALSAALSRDGYVASTASIEARAPLPAALSSVQLCQGHCPIQQLAAQFPVFCDAETETFSRLVGVDVRRLSTLARGGHVCTTHIPTGRPAATVAETTRAVTDNLDEISNHLQERP from the coding sequence ATGAGTAATCCCACTTCCCTGCCTCTGGCCGGGCACCGCGCGCCGCTTAGCGCGCTGCGCGGTGGAAAGCGCGATGCCCTGGCGGCCGTGCCGCCGGCAGCCGACGCTGACGAGCGCACGCGCGACCGCGTCCTCAGTGCGGTACTCGAACACGGACCCGTCAGCGCCGCGGAACTGGGCGACCTTCTCGGCTTCACGCCGGCCGCCGTCCGCCGCCACCTGGACCATCTGTCCCGTGCAGGCGTCATCGAAGTCAAGCGTGTTGCCCGTGCCGGCGCCGGCGCCGGACGCCCCGCCCGCCGCTATGTCCTGAGTTCACAGGGCCAGTCGACGCTCGGTGACGACTACCTGAACATCGCCAGCACCGCGCTCAAGCAGCTCGAAGAAATGGCCGGTACCGAAGCAGTGCGGAAGTTCGCCGTCGAGCGTTTTTCCGAGATGGAACGCCGCTACGCCCCGGAGGTTGATGCGGCCGGAACCGACATCACCGCCCGGGCGCAGGCGCTTTCCGCCGCGCTGTCCCGGGACGGCTATGTAGCCTCCACCGCGTCCATCGAGGCCAGGGCGCCGCTGCCGGCAGCGCTGTCCAGCGTCCAGCTGTGCCAGGGCCACTGCCCCATCCAGCAGCTCGCAGCACAGTTCCCCGTTTTCTGCGATGCTGAAACCGAGACGTTTTCCCGGCTGGTCGGCGTCGACGTGCGGCGCCTCTCCACCTTGGCGCGCGGGGGCCATGTCTGCACCACCCACATACCAACAGGCCGTCCGGCCGCAACGGTGGCGGAAACCACCCGAGCCGTTACGGACAACCTGGACGAAATATCCAACCATCTGCAAGAAAGGCCGTGA
- a CDS encoding ABC transporter permease, which yields MTTVTGGAPAPLLRRILLQGQYEAMTMLRNGEQLILAIVLPLLALIGLTVTPLLDGLGDSRINVAVPGILALCAMSTAFTGQGISTGFDRRYGVLRFLSTTPLGRTGLIAGKIIAVLAVLFLQVLIVSGIALTLGWRPDPAGWLPGMGLLILGAAAFTALGLLVAGTVRPEATLAITNLLWILLGALGGIVIPAPRLPGPAQDAVHFLPSGALGQGLRDAFLHGAVDGASVLILLLWLVVAGAAAIRWFKWN from the coding sequence ATGACGACAGTGACCGGCGGCGCTCCCGCTCCCCTGCTCCGCCGGATCCTGCTGCAGGGCCAGTACGAGGCGATGACAATGCTCCGGAACGGAGAGCAGCTGATCCTCGCGATCGTCCTGCCGCTGCTGGCCCTGATCGGCCTCACCGTGACGCCGCTGCTGGACGGGCTGGGCGACAGCCGGATCAACGTGGCCGTTCCCGGCATCCTCGCGCTGTGCGCCATGTCCACCGCCTTCACCGGCCAGGGCATCTCGACCGGATTCGACCGCCGCTACGGCGTGCTGCGCTTCCTCTCCACCACACCGCTGGGACGCACCGGCCTCATCGCCGGAAAGATCATCGCCGTCCTGGCCGTCCTGTTCCTGCAGGTGCTGATCGTCTCCGGCATAGCCCTAACGCTCGGCTGGCGGCCCGATCCGGCCGGCTGGCTGCCGGGCATGGGACTTTTGATACTTGGCGCGGCCGCGTTCACGGCCCTCGGCCTGCTGGTGGCCGGGACAGTCCGACCCGAGGCCACACTCGCCATCACCAACCTGCTGTGGATCCTCCTCGGGGCCCTCGGCGGCATCGTCATCCCCGCCCCGCGGCTGCCCGGACCGGCCCAGGATGCCGTGCATTTCCTGCCGTCCGGAGCCCTCGGCCAAGGACTGCGCGATGCGTTCCTGCACGGTGCCGTCGACGGCGCCTCTGTCCTTATCCTGCTGTTGTGGCTGGTTGTCGCCGGCGCGGCAGCCATCCGTTGGTTCAAGTGGAATTGA
- a CDS encoding ABC transporter ATP-binding protein has protein sequence MRSPKSPVLSISGLIKDVGPLPTLDGRMLRVVSDVSLVAGRGEVTALLGANGAGKTTTIECAQGLQKRTGGTISLLGEDPGSAGAELRSRVGVMLQDGGLPPSARPIPLLRHIAGMYRNPRPLDELVERLGIDAFSRTSVRRLSGGQKQRLALAAALIGNPEVLFLDEPSAGLDPQSRQLVFGLISELRNSGMGIILTTHLMDDAQRLADYVYIIDAGRNVAEGTVAQLLQHHTPDMARKDHIRTLHFEALPGLDFTGVLPAEVEVRETRAGSYSATGVLTPADLAALTAWWAAHGVMPGSMSMEARSLEDVFLDISGREVR, from the coding sequence GTGCGATCCCCCAAATCCCCCGTACTGTCCATCAGCGGGCTCATTAAGGACGTCGGTCCGCTGCCCACCCTCGATGGCAGGATGCTGAGGGTGGTGAGCGACGTCTCACTCGTCGCCGGACGCGGCGAGGTAACGGCGCTGCTCGGAGCCAACGGCGCCGGCAAAACCACCACCATCGAGTGCGCGCAGGGCCTCCAGAAGCGCACCGGCGGCACAATTTCCCTGTTGGGCGAGGATCCCGGCAGCGCCGGAGCGGAACTGCGGTCCCGCGTAGGGGTCATGCTCCAGGACGGCGGCCTCCCGCCGTCGGCCCGTCCCATTCCCCTGCTCCGCCACATCGCCGGCATGTACCGCAATCCGAGGCCGCTCGACGAACTGGTGGAGCGGCTCGGCATCGATGCGTTCAGCCGGACCAGTGTCCGCCGGCTGTCCGGCGGACAGAAGCAGCGGCTGGCCCTCGCCGCCGCGCTCATCGGCAATCCCGAAGTGCTGTTCCTCGACGAACCGAGCGCCGGCCTTGACCCGCAGTCGCGCCAGCTTGTCTTCGGGCTGATTTCGGAGCTCCGGAACAGCGGGATGGGCATCATCCTGACCACCCACCTGATGGACGATGCCCAGCGCCTCGCCGACTACGTGTACATCATTGACGCCGGCAGGAATGTCGCCGAGGGCACCGTCGCCCAGCTCCTGCAGCACCACACCCCGGACATGGCCCGGAAGGACCACATCCGGACCCTGCATTTCGAGGCGCTGCCCGGGCTGGACTTCACGGGTGTCCTTCCCGCCGAGGTGGAGGTCAGGGAGACGCGGGCCGGCAGCTACTCGGCCACCGGCGTGCTCACCCCTGCGGACCTTGCCGCGCTGACGGCGTGGTGGGCGGCCCACGGCGTGATGCCAGGGTCCATGAGCATGGAGGCCCGCAGCCTCGAAGACGTATTCCTCGACATTTCCGGAAGGGAAGTCCGATGA
- the sufD gene encoding Fe-S cluster assembly protein SufD: MTAEITTEKARIGAPSIAGFTEEGEGLVSAKVDHSHNHGVTVMSSRAERLTSFDVADFALPTGREEEWRFSPVRGLANLLSDRATDVDPDPAAAFTVDAPEGYVRTPLAHGAAPRGSVLTPADRAAVVASANTDEALHVVIPAEAEPAEPVRILVHGAGAGRRSNAHYVLEAGANSRSVVILEHTGAADHNGNLEVIVGEGAKLTVISVQLWEDDAKHLAQHDAQVGKDAVYKHIAVSLGGSIVRLNSNVRFAGEGAEAELLGLYFADAGQHLEHRSFVDHNVANCKSNVLYKGALQGKNAHTVWVGDVLIQKQALGTDSYEKNQNLVLTDGCRADSVPNLEIETGLIEGAGHASSTGRFDDEHLFYLMARGIPEDVARRLVVRGFLNEIIQQIKVPALEERLTAAVERELAATEN, encoded by the coding sequence ATGACTGCCGAAATTACTACTGAAAAGGCCCGCATCGGAGCGCCTTCCATCGCAGGCTTCACCGAGGAAGGCGAGGGCCTGGTCTCCGCCAAGGTGGACCACAGCCACAACCACGGCGTCACCGTGATGTCCTCCCGCGCCGAACGGCTTACGAGCTTCGACGTCGCCGACTTCGCACTGCCCACGGGCCGCGAGGAAGAATGGCGCTTCAGCCCGGTCCGCGGACTGGCCAACCTGCTCTCGGATCGCGCGACGGATGTCGATCCGGATCCGGCCGCCGCATTCACCGTGGACGCACCGGAAGGCTATGTCCGCACGCCCCTGGCCCACGGAGCCGCCCCGCGCGGATCCGTGCTGACCCCGGCCGACCGTGCCGCCGTCGTCGCCTCCGCCAACACGGACGAGGCACTGCACGTGGTCATCCCGGCGGAAGCCGAGCCGGCTGAGCCGGTGCGGATCCTGGTCCACGGCGCGGGCGCCGGACGCCGCTCCAACGCACACTACGTGCTGGAGGCCGGCGCCAACTCGCGCAGCGTCGTGATCCTGGAGCACACCGGTGCGGCCGACCACAACGGCAACCTGGAAGTCATCGTCGGCGAAGGCGCCAAGCTCACTGTCATCTCGGTGCAGCTCTGGGAAGACGACGCCAAGCACCTGGCCCAGCACGACGCGCAGGTGGGCAAGGACGCTGTGTACAAGCACATCGCCGTGTCCCTCGGCGGATCGATCGTGCGCCTGAACTCCAACGTCCGCTTCGCGGGTGAAGGTGCCGAGGCCGAGCTGCTGGGCCTGTACTTCGCCGACGCCGGGCAGCACCTGGAGCACCGGTCCTTCGTTGACCACAACGTGGCCAACTGCAAGTCCAACGTGCTCTACAAGGGCGCCCTGCAGGGCAAGAACGCGCACACCGTCTGGGTGGGCGACGTCCTGATCCAGAAGCAGGCACTGGGCACCGACTCGTACGAGAAGAACCAGAACCTTGTGCTGACGGACGGCTGCCGCGCGGACTCGGTTCCGAACCTCGAGATCGAAACCGGCCTCATCGAAGGCGCCGGTCACGCGAGCTCCACCGGACGTTTTGACGACGAACACCTGTTCTACCTCATGGCACGCGGCATTCCCGAAGACGTGGCACGGCGGCTCGTCGTCCGCGGCTTCCTCAACGAGATCATCCAGCAGATCAAGGTCCCGGCACTCGAAGAGCGCCTGACCGCGGCTGTTGAGCGTGAACTCGCCGCGACCGAAAACTAA
- the tkt gene encoding transketolase — protein sequence MKEQELTWTSLDQRAVDTVRVLAADAVEKVGNGHPGTAMSLAPAAYLLFQKMMRHDPKNPDWIGRDRFILSPGHTSLTLYIQLFLSGYGLELKDLQALRTWGSLTPGHPEYKHTAGVEITTGPLGQGLASAVGFAYSQRRQRGLFDADAAAGTSPFDHTIWVIASDGDLQEGVTSEASSLAGHQELGNLVVIYDENHISIEDDTDIAFTEDVLKRYEAYGWHVQRVDWTKTGDYKEDVQELHAALQAAKAETSKPSIVSLRTIIGYPAPKKQNTGKIHGSALGSEEVAALKQVLGFDPEKTFEVDEEVLAHARAVVDRGAHARKEWEESFAAWQSANPEAAALLERVEARKLPSELDAALPVFPAGKDVSTRAASGKVLNAIGPVMPELWGGSADLAESNNTTIEGSPSFVPASKQTEAWKGNPYGRVLHFGIREHAAASIVNGIALHGKTRAFSGTFLIFSDYQRPAIRLGALMGVPSLYVWTHDSIGLGEDGPTHQPVEQLASLRAIPGLDVVRPGDANEVSAAWKSMLENHDNPAGIVLTRQNIPTYARGEGEAEGDTFGSTAGVAKGGYVLAEASKDGATAPAQVILIGTGSEVQLAVEAREALQAEGIATRVVSMPCVEWFNKQDAAYREAVLPAAVKARVSVEAGLALGWREFVGDAGRSISLEHFGASADYKRLFQEFGITAEAVTAAAKDSLAGIQS from the coding sequence TTGAAAGAGCAAGAACTGACATGGACCAGTTTGGACCAGCGCGCGGTTGACACGGTCCGTGTCCTTGCCGCGGACGCCGTCGAAAAGGTGGGCAATGGCCACCCCGGCACCGCAATGAGCCTGGCCCCGGCCGCATACCTTCTCTTCCAGAAGATGATGCGCCACGACCCCAAGAACCCGGACTGGATCGGCCGTGACCGGTTCATCCTCTCCCCCGGCCACACGTCCCTGACGCTGTACATCCAGCTGTTCCTCTCCGGCTATGGCCTGGAGCTGAAGGACCTGCAGGCGCTGCGCACCTGGGGTTCACTGACACCCGGCCACCCGGAATACAAGCACACCGCCGGCGTCGAGATCACCACCGGTCCGCTCGGCCAGGGCCTCGCGTCCGCTGTCGGCTTCGCATACTCCCAGCGCCGCCAGCGCGGCCTGTTCGACGCCGACGCTGCCGCCGGCACCAGCCCGTTCGACCACACCATCTGGGTCATCGCCTCCGACGGCGACCTCCAGGAAGGTGTCACCTCCGAGGCTTCCTCGCTGGCCGGCCACCAGGAACTGGGCAACCTCGTGGTGATCTACGACGAGAACCACATCTCGATTGAAGACGACACCGACATCGCCTTCACCGAGGACGTCCTCAAGCGCTACGAAGCCTACGGCTGGCACGTCCAGCGCGTGGACTGGACCAAGACCGGCGATTACAAGGAAGACGTCCAGGAGCTGCACGCGGCGCTCCAGGCGGCCAAGGCCGAGACGTCCAAGCCGTCCATCGTCTCGCTGCGCACCATCATCGGCTACCCCGCGCCGAAGAAGCAGAACACCGGCAAGATTCACGGCTCGGCCCTCGGCTCCGAAGAAGTGGCGGCACTGAAGCAGGTCCTCGGGTTCGACCCCGAGAAGACCTTCGAGGTCGACGAGGAAGTGCTGGCCCACGCCCGCGCCGTCGTGGACCGCGGCGCCCACGCACGCAAGGAATGGGAGGAGTCCTTCGCGGCCTGGCAGTCCGCCAACCCCGAAGCCGCCGCCCTTCTGGAACGAGTGGAAGCACGCAAGCTGCCGTCCGAACTCGACGCTGCGCTGCCCGTCTTCCCGGCCGGCAAGGACGTGTCCACCCGTGCGGCCTCGGGCAAGGTCCTGAACGCCATCGGCCCGGTCATGCCGGAACTCTGGGGCGGCTCCGCCGACCTCGCCGAGTCGAACAACACCACGATCGAAGGCTCGCCGTCGTTCGTTCCGGCGTCCAAGCAGACCGAGGCCTGGAAGGGCAACCCCTACGGCCGCGTCCTGCACTTCGGTATCCGCGAGCACGCGGCCGCCTCGATCGTCAACGGCATCGCCCTGCACGGCAAGACCCGCGCGTTCTCCGGTACGTTCCTGATCTTCAGCGACTACCAGCGCCCCGCCATCCGCCTCGGCGCACTCATGGGCGTGCCGTCGCTGTATGTCTGGACCCACGACTCCATCGGTCTGGGCGAAGACGGCCCCACCCACCAGCCGGTGGAACAGCTGGCCTCCCTGCGCGCCATTCCGGGCCTGGACGTCGTCCGTCCCGGTGACGCCAATGAGGTCTCGGCGGCATGGAAGTCCATGCTGGAGAACCACGACAACCCGGCCGGCATCGTGCTGACCCGCCAGAACATCCCCACCTACGCCCGCGGCGAAGGCGAAGCGGAAGGCGACACCTTCGGCTCCACCGCCGGCGTTGCCAAGGGCGGATACGTCCTGGCCGAGGCCTCCAAGGACGGTGCGACCGCGCCGGCACAGGTCATCCTCATCGGCACGGGCTCGGAAGTCCAGCTCGCCGTCGAGGCCCGCGAAGCGCTGCAGGCCGAGGGCATCGCCACCCGCGTGGTCTCCATGCCCTGCGTCGAGTGGTTCAACAAGCAGGACGCCGCGTACCGCGAGGCCGTCCTGCCCGCCGCAGTCAAGGCCCGCGTTTCAGTCGAAGCCGGCCTGGCCCTGGGCTGGAGGGAGTTCGTCGGCGACGCCGGACGCTCCATCAGCCTCGAGCACTTCGGCGCCTCAGCCGACTACAAGCGCCTGTTCCAGGAATTCGGCATCACCGCGGAGGCTGTCACCGCCGCCGCCAAGGATTCCCTCGCCGGAATCCAGTCCTGA
- the sufB gene encoding Fe-S cluster assembly protein SufB, which translates to MTDQLSEKTVAETAVISEILEKNPELHGIGTYEYGWADKNDVGANARRGLNEEVVRDISAKKSEPEWMLDLRLKGLKYFGRKPMPTWGADLSGIDFDNIKYFVRSTEKQAATWEDLPEDIRNTYEKLGIPEAERSRLVSGVAAQYESEVVYHQIREDLEAQGVIFLDTDTALREHPEIFQEYFGTIIPVGDNKFASLNTAVWSGGSFVYVPKGVHVDIPLQAYFRINTENMGQFERTLIIADEDSYVHYIEGCTAPIYTSDSLHSAVVEIVVKKGARVRYTTIQNWSNNVYNLVTKRAICEEGATMEWIDGNIGSKVTMKYPAVYLTGEHAKGETLSIAFAGEGQHQDTGSKMVHIAPNTKSSIISKSVARGGGRAAYRGLVQIREGAKHSANTVRCDALLVDTISRSDTYPYIDIREDDVQLGHEATVSRVSEEQLFYLMSRGMREDEAMAMIVRGFIEPIARELPMEYALELNRLIELQMEGSVG; encoded by the coding sequence ATGACGGACCAACTATCAGAGAAGACGGTTGCCGAGACTGCTGTGATTTCGGAGATTCTGGAAAAGAATCCCGAGCTCCACGGAATCGGCACCTACGAGTACGGCTGGGCCGACAAGAACGACGTCGGCGCCAACGCACGCCGTGGCCTCAACGAGGAAGTCGTCCGCGACATTTCGGCCAAGAAGAGCGAGCCGGAGTGGATGCTGGACCTGCGCCTGAAGGGCCTGAAGTACTTCGGCCGCAAGCCCATGCCCACCTGGGGTGCGGACCTGTCCGGCATCGACTTTGACAACATCAAGTACTTCGTCCGTTCCACGGAGAAGCAGGCCGCCACGTGGGAAGACCTGCCCGAGGACATCCGCAACACGTATGAGAAGCTCGGCATCCCGGAAGCCGAGCGCAGTCGCCTGGTCTCCGGCGTGGCAGCCCAGTACGAGTCCGAGGTGGTCTACCACCAGATCCGCGAGGACCTTGAGGCCCAGGGCGTCATCTTCCTGGACACGGACACCGCGCTGCGCGAGCACCCGGAGATCTTCCAGGAGTACTTCGGCACCATCATTCCCGTGGGAGACAACAAGTTTGCCTCGCTGAACACGGCCGTGTGGTCCGGCGGTTCCTTCGTGTACGTGCCCAAGGGCGTCCACGTGGACATTCCGCTGCAGGCGTACTTCCGCATCAACACGGAAAACATGGGTCAGTTCGAGCGCACGCTGATCATCGCGGACGAGGACTCTTACGTCCACTACATCGAGGGCTGCACCGCGCCGATCTACACGTCGGACTCGCTGCACTCCGCTGTCGTGGAAATCGTGGTCAAGAAGGGCGCCCGTGTCCGGTACACCACCATCCAGAACTGGTCCAACAACGTGTACAACCTGGTGACCAAGCGCGCGATCTGCGAAGAAGGCGCCACCATGGAATGGATCGATGGCAACATCGGCTCCAAGGTCACCATGAAGTACCCGGCCGTCTACCTCACGGGCGAGCACGCCAAGGGCGAGACCCTGTCCATCGCGTTCGCCGGCGAAGGCCAGCACCAGGACACCGGCTCCAAGATGGTCCACATCGCGCCGAACACCAAGAGCTCCATCATCTCCAAGTCAGTGGCCCGCGGCGGCGGACGTGCGGCCTACCGCGGCCTCGTCCAGATCCGCGAAGGCGCCAAGCACTCGGCCAACACCGTGCGCTGCGACGCCCTGCTGGTGGACACGATCAGCCGCTCGGACACCTACCCCTACATCGACATCCGCGAGGATGACGTCCAGCTGGGTCACGAGGCAACTGTCTCGCGCGTTTCCGAAGAGCAGCTCTTCTACCTCATGTCCCGCGGCATGCGCGAAGACGAAGCCATGGCCATGATCGTGCGCGGGTTCATCGAGCCGATCGCCCGCGAGCTGCCGATGGAATACGCCCTCGAGCTGAACCGCCTCATTGAACTCCAGATGGAAGGATCCGTCGGTTAA